One Pleuronectes platessa chromosome 20, fPlePla1.1, whole genome shotgun sequence DNA window includes the following coding sequences:
- the zfhx2 gene encoding zinc finger homeobox protein 4: MQEESGETLSSESNGVAEWLCPLCQKGQTDRSFLSLHLTEQHSVLPSCVNRLLDIAVLKQSASGRAEHKGAKKSSDSEASQSKPAVDGGSEPCQSSENSDATPTVGDKEMEEEKIMEKEGCEAEPEPEEEGNQLTGAKQLNATENTEIPDASEKSVGKNGVPAENNTRSFKCNACLESFPSKTALSVHYNSTSHIQRMTTGPAKQSGESDPQPPAVPVLSRPFLSNKPYQCAVCRVSYNHAITLESHMKSVLHQTRSRNAGIVAQAANNAVATAGLGGSTSAAPNAGLSTSGSASTQLVTTTNCTAPGTVMVTTTKDGEQIQTAQVSPSLLTSPVASAQAVSAFLALSHSLLPSLFAAGAAPGAAAHQLVPQPQMVMPLILNGLQAQTQQHQENQQGQLLTQCVPFVGLSTAQQALLTQRLNSLQSQWPSAGLPTNIMLCPEEQKQTIKCEREQESEEKVSAQIKDRDSRMTDDLETEKVKEKDTKEVQCPDIERKVAAENSEDSGKAHRDSTTDGDRSTNQLDLEGDKATSLNLSPAGTEKSLRNNSFSPSASVPSNATLSPVNLNLTLSPDSTPQKSQSGTSPCCSLGTPKSSPSTNALTNNQIRSHCNIIGSIYKDLPVLSEFQSEVLMAFFESRSEADAASPPHEDCEALGREVGLSEDEVRRWMRQARHARQRQRATEADHLQDLAGFTRHSQSSDNDYDEEENSLIIAEGEDAEASGSQAIDLSRTRGKRRQRDMTMEGRRDSCLTSDSENEVYTSVIVSDEESQSGSVREDTESPAKGEAQREVHGDKGSVGGKVLRSTTVFLSDAEEEYEDEEGGGGQRARRKKRKGEFERNEVKVKKERLDSDVDLELEAQGDPPSSQSHSLDHPGIATSALHSLPLSLAHFSTQFLSPYVLSLAPSMIGDGNKVPVFTNPPTITRFSSSILSQSLSSHNQNSHYLSNGGDCESALDLSMGKNSSKSASSSLADKIAAQKGQLLDGLGLRPTSKGLVVVQVKPESVSAMPSSNSSMSLVNCNNMTKSSIYMRASEKMNATLLEREHVKDKERDQDQQQRKAKGKRYRDMRRSRTIIQAEQLDILYGCYFKDPNPGKHEFEQISEWVHLPKKVVQIWFQNMRARERKGEVRFISDGTLAAVGKPLIKFTWPLSKPIFSNKPALNNTVSLGTSPIVRTLIKTERDPVKELGKPTVVKKFIPVPIKPKEVVSSTVVSPLSSSSISAVPKIKLETTSNVTMVKVAPKVNTPGPLAPPKDPIPIAPRPAQKRKLEESDEEKTDEDRDNEDEIGPGPGSINRMVPKLTPINNRLPSSTVVPQKQNGLNYWTPKVPIKINTLSREQLALPTHTPPRTIPPPPTPSIAPVSPNTPSSAKVASPSTPVVAKSSPTESGFLSHSSSRRPRTHLSCLQLSILQSCYETCAHPNAMECEAIGSELSLPLKVVQIWFQNTRAKEKRWRLQQEKLSPLSGGKVDMSSGTYLQYNALKANRPILPKPVHLTITEPEASPVAGQPVPKETLTGRCDACNVCFESRAAARAHVFSPRHLATLRTTNFGQPATTVNKNGTGNGGPGSAAPGSQVSHSTPVTSSGTGSGGEMVIESPPPPATSNS; this comes from the exons ATGCAG GAGGAGTCTGGAGAGACACTGAGCAGTGAAAGCAATGGGGTGGCAGAGTGGCTGTGCCCCCTCTGCCAAAAAGGCCAAACAGACAGATCCTTCCTGTCTCTGCATCTAACCGAGCAACACAGTGTACTTCCATCTTGTGTCAACAGACTGCTGGACATT gCTGTTCTGAAACAAAGTGCCAGTGGAAGAGCGGAGCACAAAGGGGCTAAAAAGTCTTCAG ATTCTGAAGCCTCACAATCAAAGCCTGCTGTAGACGGCGGTTCAGAGCCCTGCCAATCAAGTGAGAATTCAGACGCTACCCCGACAGTTGGAGAcaaagagatggaggaagagaaaataatGGAGAAGGAGGGATGTGAAGCTGAGCCCGAGCCAGAAGAGGAGGGAAATCAATTGACAGGAGCCAAACAGCTAAATGcaactgaaaacacagaaatccCAGACGCCAGCGAAAAGTCAGTTGGTAAAAATGGTGTGCCAGCTGAAAATAACACTCGGTCGTTCAAATGCAATGCCTGTTTGGAAAGTTTTCCTAGCAAAACTGCTTTGAGCGTTCATTACAACTCTACATCCCACATTCAGAGGATGACAACAGGCCCTGCAAAACAAAGTGGGGAAAGCGATCCCCAACCTCCCGCAGTTCCTGTTCTGTCTCGGCCATTTTTATCAAACAAACCCTACCAGTGTGCTGTATGTAGAGTCTCTTACAATCATGCCATCACCCTTGAGAGCCATATGAAATCTGTCTTGCACCAGACTCGCAGCCGGAATGCTGGAATTGTTGCACAAGCTGCAAATAACGCAGTGGCCACTGCTGGTTTAGGAGGCAGCACCTCAGCTGCTCCAAATGCTGGACTGAGCACATCTGGAAGTGCGTCCACTCAGCTAGTGACCACCACAAACTGTACGGCTCCTGGAACAGTGATGGTGACTACTACAAAAGACGGAGAGCAAATTCAGACTGCACAAgtatctccctccctcctcacctcccctGTGGCCTCAGCTCAGGCAGTCTCAGCCTTCCtcgccctctctcactccctcctcccctccctgttTGCTGCCGGTGCTGCTCCTGGTGCAGCCGCACATCAGCTCGTGCCTCAGCCACAAATGGTCATGCCCTTGATCTTGAACGGGCTGCAAGCCCAAACTCAGCAGCACCAAGAGAACCAGCAAGGCCAGCTCTTAACCCAGTGTGTGCCATTTGTAGGTCTCAGCACAGCCCAGCAAGCCCTCCTAACCCAAAGACTTAACAGCTTACAGAGCCAATGGCCCTCTGCAGGACTTCCAACAAACATAATGCTCTGCCCAGAAGAgcaaaaacagacaataaagtgtgagagagaacaagagagtGAGGAGAAGGTCTCAGCTCAGATTAAGGACAGGGATAGCAGGATGACAGATGACTTGGAAACAGAGAAAGTTAAGGAAAAGGACACCAAAGAAGTACAGTGTCCTGATATAGAAAGAAAAGTGGCCGCTGAGAATAGTGAAGACAGTGGGAAGGCACATAGAGATAGCACAACAGATGGAGACCGCTCTACTAATCAGTTGGACCTGGAAGGTGATAAAGCAACTAGCCTGAATCTCTCCCCAGCGGGCACAGAGAAAAGCCTCCGCAATAACAGCTTCTCGCCTTCTGCATCTGTGCCCAGCAACGCAACCCTCAGTCCTGTTAATTTAAACCTTACGCTTAGTCCTGATTCTACCCCTCAAAAATCACAATCTGGGACTAGCCCTTGTTGTTCCCTTGGCACCCCAAAATCCAGTCCAAGTACAAATGCCTTAACTAACAACCAAATTCGATCCCATTGTAATATAATAGGATCAATTTATAAAGACCTTCCAGTGCTGTCAGAGTTCCAGTCTGAGGTTCTCATGGCGTTCTTTGAGTCACGTAGCGAGGCTGATGCTGCAAGTCCTCCCCATGAAGACTGTGAGGCGCTGGGCAGAGAGGTTGGGCTCTCCGAGGATGAAGTACGTAGGTGGATGAGACAAGCGCGACATGCCAGACAGAGGCAAAGGGCAACAGAGGCTGACCACCTGCAAGATTTGGCAGGATTTACAAGGCACTCCCAGAGTTCTGACAATGATTATGATGAGGAGGAAAACTCACTGATTATAGCGGAAGGCGAGGATGCTGAAGCTTCAGGGAGTCAGGCAATAGATTTGTCTCGTACAAGAGGGAAACGCAGACAGAGGGATATGACAATGGAGGGTCGGAGAGATTCCTGTCTCACTTCTGATTCGGAAAATGAGGTCTACACCTCTGTCATTGTGTCTGATGAGGAAAGTCAGAGTGGGTCTGTGAGAGAGGATACTGAGAGCCCTGCTAAAGGTGAAGCACAGCGGGAGGTCCATGGTGATAAAGGATCAGTTGGAGGAAAGGTCTTGCGCTCCAcaactgtgtttctctctgatgCCGAGGAGGAGtatgaagatgaggagggtggaggaggtcagaggGCCCGAAGGAAAAAACGAAAGGGGGAGTTTGAGCGCAATGAGGTGAAGGTCAAGAAGGAGAGACTGGACTCAGATGTGGATCTCGAGCTGGAGGCCCAAGGGGATCCTCCAAGTTCACAGTCCCACTCATTGGATCATCCTGGGATTGCCACCAGTGCTCTGCATTCACTTCCCTTGTCCCTCGCTCACTTTTCTACTCAGTTCCTCAGCCCATATGTCCTCTCTCTTGCTCCCTCAATGATTGGAGATGGGAACAAAGTACCAGTCTTTACTAATCCACCAACCATCACACGCTTCTCAAGCTCCATTCTCTCGcagtccctctcctcccacaACCAAAACTCTCATTATCTGTCAAACGGCGGGGACTGTGAGTCTGCCCTGGATCTCAGCATGGGGAAAAACAGTTCAAAATCGGCTTCTTCCTCCCTGGCTGATAAAATTGCAGCACAGAAGGGACAGCTGTTGGATGGGCTTGGCCTGAGGCCCACATCCAAAGGTCTGGTAGTCGTCCAAGTTAAGCCTGAATCTGTTAGTGCCATGCCCTCCTCCAACAGCAGCATGAGTCTGGTCAACTGCAATAACATGACAAAGTCTAGTATTTACATGAGGGCATCAGAGAAAATGAATGCAACATTATTGGAAAGGGAACACGTGAAGGACAAGGAGAGGGACCAAGACCAGCAGCAAAGAAAGGCTAAAGGAAAAAGGTATCGGGACATGCGTCGTTCAAGAACCATCATTCAAGCTGAACAACTTGACATTCTCTATGGCTGCTATTTCAAAGACCCAAATCCTGGGAAGCACGAGTTTGAACAGATTTCAGAGTGGGTCCACCTTCCAAAGAAGGTGGTTCAGATTTGGTTCCAGAACATGAGGGCAAGGGAACGGAAGGGGGAGGTCAGGTTTATCAGTGATGGCACTCTGGCTGCGGTTGGCAAGCCTCTCATCAAGTTTACCTGGCCTCTCTCCAAACCCATTTTCTCCAACAAGCCTGCTTTAAACAATACTGTGTCATTAGGAACTTCTCCCATTGTGCGCACGCTTATCAAGACTGAGCGGGACCCTGTAAAAGAGCTCGGCAAACCAACTGTGGTGAAAAAATTCATCCCAGTTCCCATAAAGCCTAAAGAGGTTGTTTCTTCTACtgtggtctctcctttgagcagcagcagcatatcTGCAGTGCCAAAGATCAAGCTTGAAACCACCAGCAATGTTACTATGGTCAAAGTTGCACCCAAAGTCAACACTCCTGGCCCTTTAGCCCCACCCAAGGATCCAATCCCCATTGCCCCACGACCAGCCCAGAAACGAAAACTAGAGGAGAGTGACGAGGAAAAGACTGATGAAGATAGAGACAATGAGGATGAGATTGGTCCGGGGCCAGGGAGCATTAACCGCATGGTGCCCAAGTTGACTCCCATCAACAACAGGCTTCCTTCCTCGACGGTTGTGCCGCAGAAACAGAATGGGCTGAACTACTGGACCCCCAAGGTCCCCATAAAGATCAACACTCTATCAAGAGAACAGCTGGCTCTTCCCACACATACGCCTCCTCGCACcatccccccgccccccacccccagcaTTGCACCAGTTAGCCCGAACACCCCCAGCTCTGCCAAAGTAGCCAGCCCCTCCACCCCAGTCGTGGCTAAATCGAGTCCAACAGAGAGCGGCTTTCTGTCTCACTCATCCAGCCGTAGGCCACGAACACACTTGTCCTGCCTACAGCTGTCCATCCTGCAGTCCTGTTACGAGACCTGTGCTCATCCTAATGCCATGGAGTGTGAGGCGATTGGCTCTGAGCTCAGTCTGCCGCTCaaagtggtgcagatctggttCCAAAACACAAGAGCCAAGGAGAAGCGATGGCGGTTACAGCAGGAAAAATTG TCTCCTCTGTCAGGTGGAAAGGTGGACATGAGCTCAGGAACCTACTTGCAGTACAACGCTCTCAAAGCTAATCGTCCCATCCTTCCCAAGCCCGTTCATCTCACAATAACCGAACCCGAAGCTTCTCCAGTGGCCGGCCAGCCGGTGCCAAAGGAAACCCTGACAGGCCGCTGCGATGCCTGCAACGTCTGCTTTGAATCCCGAGCTGCAGCAAGGGCCCACGTCTTCTCCCCACGGCATCTGGCAACCCTGAGAACCACTAACTTTGGCCAACCAGCGACAACCGTCAACAAGAACGGCACCGGTAATGGCGGACCCGGAAGTGCTGCGCCGGGTTCGCAGGTCTCTCATTCCACTCCGGTTACCAGTTCGGGCACTGGTTCTGGAGGGGAGATGGTTATTGAGTCGCCTCCACCACCGGCCACCAGCAACAGTTAA
- the pabpn1 gene encoding polyadenylate-binding protein 2 isoform X2, whose product MAEFGNGLTEESLLDSDPGHHELEDPSVGDEEPGLEEGEAAIEDPELEAIKARVREMEEEAEKLKELQNEVEKQMNLSPPPVGPVIMSIEEKMEADGRSIYVGNVDYGATAEELEAHFHGCGSVNRVTILCDKYTGHPKGFAYIEFSDKESVRTAMALDESLFRGRQIKVGAKRTNRPGISTTDRGFPRARFRSRGGSFSSRARYYSGYTPPRGRGRAFRGRGRTSSWYSPY is encoded by the exons ATGGCGGAGTTCGGTAACGGACTGACGGAGGAATCCCTACTAGATTCGGACCCCGGACATCACGAGTTGGAAGACCCGAGTGTCGGAGATGAAGAACCGGGGTTAGAAGAGGGAGAGGCCGCGATCGAGGACCCG GAGCTGGAGGCAATCAAAGCTCGGGTccgagagatggaggaagaggcagagaagCTAAAGGAGCTGCAGAACGAGGTGGAGAAACAGATGAACCTGAGCCCCCCACCAG TCGGCCCTGTCATCATGTCCATCGAAGAGAAGATGGAAGCAGATGGCAGATCTATTTATGTAGGAAAT GTGGACTATGGTGCCACTGCAGAAGAGCTCGAGGCTCATTTTCATGGCTGCGGTTCAGTAAACAGAGTCACCATCCTGTGTGACAAATACACAGGGCATCCCAAGGG GTTTGCCTACATCGAGTTTTCAGACAAGGAGTCTGTTAGGACAGCCATGGCTTTGGATGAGTCCCTTTTCAGAGGAAGGCAGATAAAG gtgGGCGCTAAAAGAACAAACAGACCAGGTATCAGCACCACAGACCGTGGTTTTCCTCGGGCTCGCTTTCGATCACGGGGAGGGAGCTTCTCATCGCGCGCACGCTACTACAGTGGTTACACACCACCCAGAGGCAGAGGACGGGCCTTCAG